The Streptomyces sp. P9-A4 genome contains a region encoding:
- a CDS encoding HEAT repeat domain-containing protein has protein sequence MFDPVIAPSGTLLGLLQRGRGDGTLHALAAPRAEALAALNHCVLDDPRHDWQVENRSLYYARLYLDLHGGLDEIEAHLFGAEDHLDTEESRTGLALSVLGHLASYGRQDALLLLRRYAATGTNWAWALDELALRDDDAGLRSLALPVLARFPADAEGDAELAGVVRDAYEPRPWRLWAEDRRDTVGARIRAAREQGSFDRWQRQMRPAGPRPGWSVRAVLDWAQEGYERGAVLYGPAARCLTAVAGPEDRPELLAAARHGAVGARGAALHHLAQSQDPAVLDLVEAAADGDSREVAEAAVAAYRRMCGQDAVARARAWVRRTDALGAAAADVLACRGTAQDSPSVLGALRDTVRSEGPDAPVLAGLVDGAGRLGIACAAPVLRHVYRETASSQLRGRVARALAATDPTFATGFAVECLWDCEETTREVAAQHAETGDVRVAERLRRLAADPAEEVEVQTAVRNRIGPDLQV, from the coding sequence ATGTTCGATCCAGTCATAGCGCCGAGCGGCACCCTGCTCGGCCTGCTGCAGCGGGGCCGCGGCGACGGCACCCTGCACGCCCTTGCCGCGCCACGCGCCGAGGCCCTCGCGGCCCTGAACCACTGCGTTCTCGACGACCCCCGCCACGACTGGCAGGTCGAGAACCGCTCCCTGTACTACGCCCGTCTCTACCTGGACCTCCACGGCGGTCTCGACGAGATCGAGGCGCACCTCTTCGGCGCCGAGGACCACCTCGACACCGAGGAGTCCCGGACCGGGCTCGCGCTGTCCGTCCTCGGGCACCTCGCGTCCTACGGCCGCCAGGACGCCCTGCTCCTGCTCCGTCGCTACGCCGCGACCGGCACGAACTGGGCCTGGGCCCTCGACGAGCTGGCGCTCCGCGACGACGACGCCGGACTCCGCTCGCTCGCCCTGCCCGTACTCGCCCGCTTCCCGGCCGACGCCGAGGGCGACGCCGAACTGGCCGGGGTCGTGCGCGACGCCTACGAGCCCCGCCCGTGGCGTCTGTGGGCCGAGGACCGGCGCGACACCGTCGGCGCCCGGATCAGGGCCGCCCGCGAGCAGGGCTCCTTCGACCGCTGGCAGCGCCAGATGCGCCCCGCCGGGCCCCGTCCCGGCTGGAGCGTGCGCGCCGTCCTCGACTGGGCGCAGGAGGGGTACGAACGCGGAGCCGTGCTGTACGGTCCCGCCGCCCGCTGCCTCACCGCCGTCGCGGGACCCGAGGACCGGCCCGAACTCCTCGCCGCCGCCCGGCACGGCGCGGTGGGAGCCCGGGGCGCCGCCCTGCACCACCTCGCCCAGTCACAGGACCCCGCCGTCCTGGACCTGGTCGAGGCCGCCGCCGACGGAGACTCCCGCGAGGTCGCCGAAGCCGCCGTCGCCGCCTACCGGCGGATGTGCGGCCAGGACGCCGTCGCCCGCGCCCGCGCGTGGGTCCGCAGGACCGACGCCCTCGGCGCCGCCGCCGCCGATGTACTCGCCTGCCGCGGCACCGCCCAGGACTCCCCCTCCGTCCTCGGCGCGCTCCGTGACACCGTCCGCTCCGAAGGCCCCGACGCTCCCGTCCTCGCCGGTCTCGTGGACGGCGCCGGACGCCTCGGCATCGCCTGTGCAGCGCCCGTACTGCGCCACGTCTACCGAGAGACGGCCTCCTCCCAGCTCCGCGGCCGTGTGGCCCGCGCCCTCGCGGCCACCGACCCCACCTTCGCGACGGGCTTCGCCGTCGAATGCCTCTGGGACTGCGAGGAGACCACCCGCGAGGTGGCGGCCCAGCACGCCGAGACCGGGGACGTACGCGTCGCCGAACGATTGCGCCGCCTCGCCGCGGACCCGGCCGAGGAAGTCGAGGTCCAGACGGCGGTGCGCAACCGGATAGG